One window from the genome of Hippocampus zosterae strain Florida chromosome 7, ASM2543408v3, whole genome shotgun sequence encodes:
- the nelfe gene encoding negative elongation factor E: protein MVVFPSSLTEEEAALQKKYAKLKKKKKALLALKKQNTTNQTNPSGLKRTLSDQPVVDTATATEQAKMLIKSGAISAIKSENKNSGFKRSRMLEIKLKDPEKGPVPAFLPFQRSVSTDEEQPESGRRSHRKSLYESFVSSSDRYRDEEDGGGMSSSREMDRDRDRDRDRERDWDRDRERDRDRERERDRERDRERDRDRERDRDRERDRDRERDRVRERDREKDSERDRSSEMDRDREADKERDGTFRRSDSYPERRVRKGNTVYVYGSGLSEDNMRSAFSQHGNIIDLSMDNPRNCAFITFEKMESADQAVAEMNGSTVGDVHIKVSIARKQPMLDAATGKSVWASLAVHNSTKGSYRDKRNQVVYSEDFLE, encoded by the exons ATGGTTGTTTTTCCATCTTCGCTAACGGAGGAAGAAGCGGCTTTGCAAAAGAAGTATGCCAAGCTCAAGAAAAAG AAAAAGGCACTACTTGCTCTTAAGAAGCAGAATACAACCAACCAGACAAACCCGAGTGGATTAAAACGGA CACTGTCGGACCAGCCTGTTGTTGACACGGCAACAGCAACTGAGCAAGCCAAGATGTTGATCAAGTCAGGGGCGATTAGCGCCATCAAGTCGGAGAACAAGAACTCTGGTTTTAAGCGCTCTCGTATGCTGGAAATTAAACTCAAA gaccctgaaaagggcccggttCCAGCTTTCTTACCTTTCCAAAGGAGCGTTTCTACAGATGAAGAGCAACCTGAG TCTGGAAGGAGGTCGCACAGGAAGTCTCTGTATGAGAG CTTCGTCAGTTCAAGTGACAGATACCGCGATGAAGAGGATGGGGGAGGAATGTCCTCCAGTCGAGAGATGGACAGAGACCGGGACCGAGACAGAGATCGAGAGAGGGACTGGGACCGTGATAGGGAGCGTGATCGTGACCGAGAGCGAGAACGGGACCGTGAGCGTGACCGTGAGCGAGATAGAGACCGAGAACGGGACAGAGATCGAGAGCGTGACAGGGATCGAGAGCGGGACAGGGTGAGGGAGCGGGATCGAGAAAAGGACAGCGAGAGAGACCGGAGCAGTGAGATGGATCGGGACCGGGAGGCGGACAAAGAGCGTGATGGAACATTCAGAC GGTCGGATTCATATCCCGAGCGCAGAGTGAGAAAAGGGAATACGGTGTATGTTTATGGGTCGGGGCTCTCTGAGGACAACATGCGCTCAGCTTTCTCTCAACACGGCAACATCATCGACCTCTCCATGGACAACCCACGCAA TTGTGCATTCATTACATTCGAGAAGATGGAGTCTGCAGACCAGGCAGTAGCTGAG ATGAATGGGAGCACAGTAGGAGACGTTCATATCAAAGTCAGCATTGCCAGGAAGCAACCCATGTTGGACGCCGCCACCGGCAAGTCTGTGTGGGCTTCTCTGG CCGTGCACAACAGCACCAAAGGCTCTTACAGGGACAAGAGGAATCAGGTCGTGTACAGCGAAGATTTCCTGGAATGA